The Meles meles chromosome 15, mMelMel3.1 paternal haplotype, whole genome shotgun sequence genome contains the following window.
TTCAGCCCTGCATTAAGGCCTCCTTGTATATCAGTTTCTAGTGTGTCACCAACCATCACACAATCCCCAGGCTGTACTCCGAGGAGATCACAGCAGTAATAAAATATGGAAGGTGctggtttctcttctttctgctcTCCACCTACAACGATAGCGTCAAAATAGGACTGGCAGGCGCAAGCCTCGATCTTCTCCCTCTGGGTCTGTCGGTCTCCATTTGTTAATAAAAGTAGGCGGACCTCCTTCCGAAGTTCAGTAAGCATGGCTTTGACATCTTCTGCTAGTATCATATGCTGTAAACGTGTAGATTTCCACAGGAAATAACATTCTTCAGCCAATTTCCTATTGGTCACACCACCCTTCGTTTCCTGGATTGCTTCTTCCCAGTGTAAAGTCCTTAGGTC
Protein-coding sequences here:
- the LOC123926197 gene encoding N-acylneuraminate-9-phosphatase → MVLNRVRAVFFDLDNTLIDTAGASRKGMLEVIKLLQSKYHYKEEAETICDKVQVKLSKECFHPSSTCITDLRTLHWEEAIQETKGGVTNRKLAEECYFLWKSTRLQHMILAEDVKAMLTELRKEVRLLLLTNGDRQTQREKIEACACQSYFDAIVVGGEQKEEKPAPSIFYYCCDLLGVQPGDCVMVGDTLETDIQGGLNAGLKATVWINKNGIMPLKSSPMPHYIVSSVLELPALLQSIDGTVSMSA